In Streptomyces sp. ML-6, the genomic stretch TGATCACGCCGTCGACGATGCGGTACGAGCGGAACTGGAAGGGGCCCGCGTCGTCGGTGTCCGCCGTGGAGACGAGGACGTAGTGGGCGCCGGGTTCGTTGGCGTAGGTGACGTCGGTGCGCGAGGGGTACGCCTCGGTCGCCGTGTGGGAGTGGTAGATGATCACCGGCTCCTCGTCGCGGTCGTCCATCTCGCGGTAGAGCTTGAGGAGGTCGGCCGAGTCGAACTCGTAGAAGGTGGGCGAGCGGGCGGCGTTGAGCATCGGG encodes the following:
- a CDS encoding M67 family metallopeptidase, producing the protein MLTITQALHDQIVAHARADHPDEACGVVAGPAGTGRAERFIPMLNAARSPTFYEFDSADLLKLYREMDDRDEEPVIIYHSHTATEAYPSRTDVTYANEPGAHYVLVSTADTDDAGPFQFRSYRIVDGVITEEDVEIVEAYEAA